The Diaphorobacter ruginosibacter genome contains a region encoding:
- a CDS encoding MFS transporter — MTALERRSSISLALIFALRMLGLFLVLPVFALEARKYPGGDDPALVGLAMGIYGLTQACLQLPLGMASDRFGRKRVIVFGLLVFAAGSLLAALADSLTGLLIGRALQGAGAVSAAVTALLADQTRDGVRTKAMALVGGSIGLMFAIALVAAPALTSLVGLSGLFGLTCALALAGIAVVLWVVPPEPVQHADAPRGRAADAWKHPDLLRLNLGVFVLHTVQMSMWVAVPALIVQAGLPKSEHWHIYLPAVVLSFVAMGGLFSMERRGRLRAALLTAITLVLVVQVALGLLFASGSTPSLTVMGVVLFVFFCGFNALEATQPSLVSRMAPANLRGAALGSYNTLQSLGLFAGGALGGALIKFLGAPGLFGVTATLCALWLLITWPLRPIGRTEARTEGKSAPH, encoded by the coding sequence ATGACGGCACTGGAGCGCCGCTCCAGCATCAGCCTTGCGCTGATCTTCGCGCTTCGCATGCTGGGCCTGTTCCTGGTGCTGCCGGTGTTCGCACTCGAGGCACGCAAGTACCCCGGCGGGGATGATCCTGCCCTGGTCGGTCTGGCCATGGGCATCTACGGTCTCACGCAGGCCTGCCTGCAACTGCCGCTGGGCATGGCCTCCGACCGCTTCGGGCGCAAGCGCGTGATCGTGTTCGGACTGCTCGTCTTTGCGGCGGGCAGCCTGCTCGCGGCGCTGGCCGACTCCCTGACCGGGCTGCTGATCGGCCGTGCCCTGCAAGGCGCGGGCGCCGTGTCGGCAGCCGTGACCGCGCTGCTGGCCGACCAGACGCGCGATGGCGTGCGCACCAAGGCCATGGCACTGGTGGGTGGCAGCATCGGGCTGATGTTCGCGATTGCACTCGTGGCAGCCCCCGCGCTGACCTCCCTCGTGGGCCTGTCGGGCCTGTTTGGACTGACCTGCGCACTGGCGCTGGCCGGCATTGCCGTGGTGCTCTGGGTCGTTCCGCCCGAGCCCGTGCAGCATGCCGACGCCCCGCGCGGCCGCGCGGCCGATGCCTGGAAGCATCCCGACCTGCTGCGGCTGAACCTCGGCGTGTTCGTGCTGCATACCGTGCAGATGTCGATGTGGGTGGCCGTCCCGGCGCTGATCGTGCAGGCGGGGCTGCCCAAGAGCGAGCACTGGCATATCTACCTGCCCGCCGTGGTGCTGTCGTTCGTCGCCATGGGCGGCCTGTTCTCGATGGAGCGCCGCGGCCGGCTGCGCGCCGCGCTGCTGACCGCCATCACGCTGGTGCTCGTGGTACAGGTCGCCCTCGGCCTGCTGTTCGCGAGCGGCAGCACGCCCTCGCTCACGGTGATGGGCGTGGTGCTGTTCGTGTTCTTCTGCGGCTTCAATGCACTGGAAGCCACGCAGCCCAGCCTGGTCTCGCGCATGGCACCGGCCAACCTGCGCGGCGCGGCGCTCGGCAGCTACAACACCCTGCAGTCGCTCGGCCTGTTCGCGGGCGGCGCGCTCGGTGGCGCGCTGATCAAGTTCCTGGGCGCACCGGGCCTCTTTGGCGTGACGGCAACACTGTGCGCGCTATGGCTTCTGATCACATGGCCGCTGCGGCCGATCGGGCGCACCGAGGCACGAACCGAGGGCAAATCCGCCCCTCATTGA
- a CDS encoding MFS transporter, translating to MKAPRWHHFLHREKQLLLMWLLGALVGMEFLENGMFVFASSHILGGIGVAPREFAQVQAAYAIGSMLMIAMQQWLSRHFGYRHYLLLALLLYALGDLASANAANLAELTTARLMQGLGGGAFFISTRVLIPMLFSPAQRPRAVRVYMLSIFSVGAIGPLLSAWLVDGWGWRWVFWVVLPPAALIALAVRWLLPRHLGRSSTPVRWSLAPVLLFVLAIGCVQWSFSEARYELFDHPERLALVILTGVLLLGLFGMHQWKHDEPLLHLRDLTHPGFLVGIALYALYYFIVNFSNYLFPQFAEQGLHIPLVTTGWLNSFAALISLAVAVLYIRYAGQVANKRALMMAGCIAMAGASFWLSSIPPDAPASALYGALVIKGFFGVLMVLPVAALTFRALDARHFAKGYQSKNIMRQMMASFSSAVAAVALQDNRFMEYNDLAARVTPSDPAAVSWLHAMQVHFEQLGYTVSQAQGAALAELGATLQQQALFMACQHLYQVLGAVAALAAVVVVSQRHLR from the coding sequence ATGAAAGCCCCGCGCTGGCACCATTTCCTGCATCGAGAAAAGCAGCTGCTGCTGATGTGGCTGCTGGGCGCGCTGGTGGGCATGGAGTTTCTCGAGAACGGCATGTTCGTCTTCGCCTCGTCGCACATCCTGGGCGGCATCGGCGTGGCGCCGCGCGAGTTCGCACAGGTGCAGGCAGCCTACGCCATCGGCAGCATGCTGATGATCGCGATGCAGCAGTGGCTGTCGAGGCATTTCGGCTACCGCCACTACCTGCTCCTGGCGCTGCTGCTGTATGCGCTCGGCGACCTGGCCTCGGCGAATGCCGCCAACCTGGCCGAACTCACCACCGCGCGACTGATGCAGGGCCTCGGTGGCGGCGCGTTCTTCATCAGCACACGCGTGCTCATTCCCATGCTGTTCTCGCCCGCCCAGCGGCCCCGCGCCGTGCGCGTGTACATGCTGAGCATCTTCAGCGTCGGCGCGATCGGCCCGCTGCTGTCCGCATGGCTCGTGGACGGCTGGGGCTGGCGCTGGGTCTTCTGGGTGGTGCTTCCGCCGGCCGCACTGATCGCCCTGGCCGTGCGCTGGCTGCTGCCGCGCCACCTCGGCAGGAGCAGCACGCCGGTGCGCTGGTCGCTTGCGCCCGTCCTGCTCTTCGTGCTGGCGATCGGCTGCGTGCAATGGAGCTTCTCGGAGGCCCGCTACGAGCTCTTCGATCATCCCGAGCGCCTCGCGCTGGTGATCCTGACCGGCGTGCTGCTGCTGGGCCTGTTCGGCATGCACCAATGGAAACACGACGAGCCGCTGCTGCATCTGCGCGATCTCACGCACCCCGGATTCCTGGTGGGCATCGCGCTGTATGCGCTCTACTACTTCATCGTGAACTTCAGCAACTACCTGTTCCCCCAATTCGCGGAGCAGGGCCTGCACATCCCGCTGGTCACCACCGGCTGGCTCAACAGCTTTGCGGCCCTGATCAGTCTGGCCGTCGCGGTCCTCTACATACGGTATGCGGGCCAGGTCGCCAACAAGCGCGCGCTGATGATGGCCGGCTGCATCGCCATGGCCGGTGCCTCGTTCTGGCTGAGCAGCATTCCACCCGATGCCCCGGCATCGGCGCTGTATGGTGCATTGGTCATCAAGGGGTTCTTCGGCGTGCTGATGGTGCTTCCGGTGGCCGCGCTCACCTTCCGCGCACTCGATGCCCGGCATTTCGCCAAGGGCTATCAGAGCAAGAACATCATGCGCCAGATGATGGCATCGTTCTCCTCCGCCGTCGCCGCCGTGGCGCTGCAGGACAATCGGTTCATGGAGTACAACGACCTCGCAGCCCGCGTGACGCCATCCGACCCCGCGGCGGTGTCGTGGCTGCACGCCATGCAGGTGCATTTCGAGCAGCTGGGCTATACGGTGTCGCAGGCCCAGGGCGCCGCGCTTGCGGAACTGGGCGCCACCCTCCAGCAGCAGGCGCTCTTCATGGCGTGCCAGCACCTCTACCAGGTCCTCGGCGCCGTCGCCGCCCTCGCCGCCGTCGTGGTGGTGAGCCAGCGGCATCTGCGCTGA
- a CDS encoding Bug family tripartite tricarboxylate transporter substrate binding protein: MRGKLLRAVLTWCVLACVAAGASAQAGWPSKPIRFAIPMAPGTGVDVLARAFADALAKELGQTIVVENKPGANGLIAVNFFMQQPADGHAMFMAGVSNMAWNQHLYSHLPYDSLKDFEGVAVFADTPFITVVSPRLGVRTFAEFKSLMQASPGKYSFASAGIGNSTHLASELMLRRTGLQLVHVPFNGAAGSSSVIAGDTAMYTTVPGGIAPLIQSGKLVPLAVTGSERLKAFPDVPTYKELGYDVVVPGWYSIVMKKGTDRQVIEKMNAAINRVLGTPLMQERLAAQSLTAVQSTPQDVQRLTRRDSALWAPIIDELGIRQ; encoded by the coding sequence ATGCGTGGAAAGCTGTTGAGAGCCGTGTTGACGTGGTGCGTGCTGGCCTGCGTTGCGGCGGGTGCATCGGCGCAGGCCGGATGGCCATCGAAACCGATCCGGTTCGCGATTCCGATGGCGCCCGGAACGGGCGTGGACGTGCTGGCGAGGGCATTTGCCGACGCGTTGGCCAAGGAGCTCGGGCAAACCATCGTCGTCGAGAACAAGCCGGGTGCGAACGGGCTGATTGCCGTGAACTTCTTCATGCAGCAGCCGGCCGACGGCCACGCCATGTTCATGGCGGGCGTCTCCAACATGGCCTGGAACCAGCATCTCTACAGCCATCTGCCGTACGACTCGCTGAAGGACTTCGAGGGCGTTGCGGTGTTTGCGGACACCCCGTTCATCACCGTGGTCTCGCCGAGGCTCGGCGTCAGGACGTTTGCCGAATTCAAGTCGCTGATGCAGGCCAGCCCCGGCAAGTATTCGTTTGCGTCCGCAGGCATCGGCAACTCCACGCACCTGGCGTCCGAACTGATGCTCAGGCGCACCGGCCTGCAGCTGGTGCACGTGCCCTTCAATGGCGCGGCTGGCTCCAGCAGCGTGATCGCGGGCGACACCGCGATGTACACCACGGTGCCGGGCGGCATCGCGCCGCTGATCCAGTCGGGCAAGCTGGTTCCGCTGGCCGTCACGGGGTCCGAGCGGCTCAAGGCCTTCCCGGACGTGCCCACGTACAAGGAGCTCGGCTACGACGTGGTGGTTCCGGGCTGGTATTCGATCGTGATGAAGAAGGGAACCGATCGCCAGGTCATCGAGAAGATGAATGCCGCGATCAACCGTGTCCTCGGGACCCCGCTGATGCAGGAGCGGCTGGCGGCGCAATCGCTCACCGCCGTGCAGAGCACCCCGCAGGACGTGCAGAGGCTGACGCGGCGCGATTCGGCGCTGTGGGCACCGATCATCGATGAACTGGGGATCCGCCAATGA
- a CDS encoding phosphoethanolamine transferase: MTHRISALHAVRESATSPWLAGGLLCALAWLFIAVGHEGRRVAQVLVLLMPLLVLLAVPLQSAALQKARALLAWLWVMLFVLDGVARGYLQDAYQAAPNGALVLGAAANTNVREGSEYLMTQWRTLGLWTAALLLAGWATWQCARALRRFGGWPGGARRSMQVALVLLLAVTLVAYASKPWRRLHPVAFWFDWAESVQALRKDWSNQGVQRLQAMDNARALAPRVAGSTPSTIVLVIGDSVNRDNMSLYGYARNTTPQLQALQQQAGAHMLVLRNAWSVAASTLPALHGMFNIPVQGSDHSQHLLAIARQAGYRVWWVSNHDDLAIEQQHAQLADVVQLVNRMPGRSSESLDGELLDEVKAALADPHERKLIVVQLLGAHPHYRLRFPENANPFDDHPDTVENQLIAQGRPGWVRGFRQEYDAAVLYHDSVIADLLRMTQASGAERTAHTAWMYLSDHGQEVGHTMNHAGHSQSTASGFRIPAILWRSEAFTPVDETLDDRPFRGDWIAFTLADLMGLEWDGQMRERNVLASGYQWQEPVLPAKVASFTR; the protein is encoded by the coding sequence ATGACCCATCGCATTTCCGCCCTTCACGCCGTGCGCGAATCCGCAACGTCTCCCTGGCTCGCCGGGGGGTTGCTGTGCGCACTCGCATGGTTGTTCATCGCGGTGGGCCATGAAGGGCGTCGCGTGGCCCAGGTGCTGGTGCTGCTGATGCCGCTGCTCGTGCTCCTGGCAGTGCCGCTGCAGAGCGCCGCGCTGCAGAAGGCGCGAGCCCTTCTCGCGTGGCTGTGGGTGATGCTGTTCGTGCTCGATGGCGTGGCGCGCGGCTATCTGCAGGATGCCTACCAGGCCGCACCCAACGGTGCGCTGGTGCTGGGGGCCGCCGCCAACACCAATGTGCGAGAGGGAAGCGAATACCTGATGACCCAGTGGCGCACGCTGGGCCTGTGGACCGCTGCCCTGCTGCTGGCGGGCTGGGCGACCTGGCAATGCGCCCGTGCGCTGCGCCGCTTCGGCGGCTGGCCTGGCGGCGCAAGGCGATCGATGCAGGTGGCCCTGGTACTGCTGCTCGCGGTGACGCTGGTGGCCTACGCCAGCAAGCCCTGGCGGCGGCTGCATCCGGTCGCGTTCTGGTTCGACTGGGCAGAGTCTGTCCAGGCGTTGCGCAAGGACTGGTCGAACCAGGGTGTGCAGCGCCTGCAGGCGATGGACAACGCCCGTGCGCTCGCTCCGCGCGTGGCGGGCAGCACGCCGTCCACCATCGTGCTGGTGATCGGGGACAGTGTGAACCGCGACAACATGTCGCTCTACGGCTATGCGCGCAACACCACGCCCCAATTGCAGGCGCTGCAGCAACAGGCGGGCGCGCACATGCTGGTGCTGCGCAATGCCTGGTCGGTGGCGGCAAGCACGCTACCCGCCCTGCACGGCATGTTCAACATCCCCGTACAGGGCTCAGACCACAGCCAGCACCTGCTGGCCATCGCCCGGCAGGCCGGCTACCGTGTCTGGTGGGTGAGCAACCATGACGACCTGGCCATCGAGCAGCAGCATGCGCAGCTGGCCGACGTGGTGCAGCTCGTCAACCGCATGCCCGGCCGCTCCAGCGAATCGCTGGACGGCGAATTGCTCGACGAGGTGAAGGCCGCCCTGGCCGATCCGCACGAACGCAAGCTCATCGTCGTGCAGCTCCTGGGGGCGCACCCCCACTACCGGCTGCGCTTTCCGGAAAACGCCAACCCGTTCGACGACCACCCTGACACCGTGGAGAACCAGCTGATCGCACAAGGCCGGCCGGGCTGGGTTCGCGGCTTCCGCCAGGAATACGACGCCGCCGTGCTGTACCACGACAGCGTGATCGCCGATCTGCTGCGCATGACGCAGGCCAGCGGCGCGGAGCGCACGGCACATACGGCATGGATGTATCTGTCCGACCACGGCCAGGAGGTGGGGCACACGATGAACCATGCGGGGCACAGCCAGAGCACGGCCTCGGGCTTCCGCATTCCCGCCATCCTGTGGCGCAGCGAGGCCTTCACTCCGGTGGATGAGACGCTTGACGATCGCCCCTTCCGCGGCGACTGGATCGCGTTCACCCTGGCCGATCTGATGGGGCTCGAATGGGACGGCCAGATGCGCGAGCGCAACGTGCTCGCCTCCGGCTACCAATGGCAGGAGCCCGTCCTCCCGGCCAAGGTTGCCTCGTTCACGCGCTGA
- a CDS encoding TetR/AcrR family transcriptional regulator — translation MKEELIQRAAGYVLEHGLLDGSIREIAKNIGTSHRMINYHFGSSEGFWEALVNEIRRVEIERSRQYFAAHGNSPLMTVSRGWAYFSTPEYQQIFKLIFELYVKTLRAPQEHEAFAHTFVDHWITLLSERLASDFQLASEEAQGFARLRLACIRGLMLDLLLTQEREGIARAVALYDAMFEHWVTSR, via the coding sequence ATGAAAGAAGAGCTCATCCAACGCGCCGCAGGCTACGTGCTCGAGCACGGCCTGCTGGACGGCTCGATCCGCGAGATCGCGAAGAACATCGGCACCAGCCACCGCATGATCAACTACCACTTCGGCAGTTCGGAGGGGTTCTGGGAGGCGCTGGTCAACGAGATCCGGCGCGTCGAGATCGAGCGTTCCCGGCAGTATTTCGCAGCGCACGGGAACTCGCCCCTGATGACGGTGTCACGCGGCTGGGCCTATTTCTCCACGCCCGAGTACCAGCAGATCTTCAAGCTGATCTTCGAGCTCTATGTGAAGACGCTGCGCGCACCGCAGGAGCATGAGGCCTTTGCGCACACCTTTGTCGACCACTGGATCACGCTGCTGTCGGAACGCCTTGCCAGCGATTTCCAGCTTGCATCCGAGGAGGCCCAGGGCTTTGCCCGGCTGCGCCTCGCGTGCATCCGGGGACTGATGCTCGACCTGCTGCTCACCCAGGAGCGCGAGGGCATCGCCAGAGCCGTGGCCCTGTACGACGCCATGTTCGAGCACTGGGTGACGAGCCGGTAG
- a CDS encoding M24 family metallopeptidase, with protein MSFRLTHRTRDARIGAMQALMAAQGADGIVFTTSDFIQYATNFAVDVLPWERPIFCVVTANGALHAVFNELSTHHLKFSAKKGTLWLAERDIHFYTEHPRITARLPVPAELPQLLASVLRQAGLATGTLLTEAATGVLQQAALLLPGSRLMPATATLRSLRWVKNDEELHIMRSLAALTDWTQQQFRRLYRPGLQTQVLDFQVAALMAEEAARRFPGESFEVMRCWTLSGPASASPHGDGANCGAVIGKGDTIVNFVLPRLNGYFVENERTWFMGKPNDMQKRCFETAMAATEAGVAAARPGNRVCDIDAAALAVIQKAGLDEYVFHRTGHAVGLMLHEYPEDMAYNYRPLLAGEVYSSEPGLYVYGLGGFRIDDTVVVGDRPEVLVSTPKSLEFATLAA; from the coding sequence ATGAGCTTTCGCCTGACCCACCGAACGCGCGATGCACGCATCGGCGCCATGCAGGCACTCATGGCGGCGCAGGGTGCGGACGGCATCGTCTTCACCACCTCCGACTTCATCCAGTACGCAACGAACTTCGCGGTGGATGTGCTGCCGTGGGAGCGGCCCATCTTCTGCGTGGTGACCGCCAATGGCGCGCTGCATGCGGTGTTCAACGAACTGTCCACGCACCACCTGAAGTTCTCGGCAAAGAAGGGAACGCTCTGGCTCGCGGAGCGGGACATCCACTTCTACACCGAGCACCCGCGCATCACCGCGCGCCTTCCGGTACCCGCTGAGCTTCCTCAGCTGCTCGCCTCCGTGCTGCGGCAGGCGGGGCTTGCCACCGGCACGCTGCTGACCGAGGCGGCCACGGGCGTCCTGCAACAGGCTGCGCTGCTGCTGCCCGGCTCGCGGCTCATGCCAGCCACGGCTACGCTGCGGTCGCTGCGCTGGGTGAAGAACGACGAGGAACTGCACATCATGCGCTCGCTGGCAGCGCTGACGGACTGGACACAGCAACAGTTCCGGCGGCTCTACAGGCCCGGCCTCCAGACCCAGGTGCTCGACTTCCAGGTGGCGGCCCTGATGGCGGAGGAGGCCGCGCGGCGCTTTCCCGGCGAAAGCTTCGAGGTGATGCGCTGCTGGACCCTGAGCGGCCCGGCATCCGCATCGCCGCACGGCGACGGCGCCAACTGCGGAGCGGTGATCGGCAAGGGCGACACCATCGTGAACTTCGTGCTGCCGCGCCTGAACGGCTACTTTGTGGAGAACGAGCGCACCTGGTTCATGGGCAAGCCGAACGACATGCAGAAACGCTGCTTCGAGACGGCGATGGCGGCCACGGAAGCCGGCGTTGCTGCGGCGCGCCCGGGCAACCGCGTGTGCGACATCGACGCTGCGGCGTTGGCCGTGATCCAGAAGGCGGGGCTTGACGAGTACGTCTTCCACCGCACTGGACACGCGGTCGGCCTGATGCTGCACGAGTATCCGGAGGACATGGCCTACAACTACCGCCCGCTGCTGGCGGGCGAGGTCTATTCCAGCGAGCCGGGGCTCTACGTGTACGGCCTGGGGGGCTTTCGCATCGACGATACGGTGGTGGTGGGCGACCGACCCGAGGTGCTGGTCAGCACGCCGAAGTCGCTGGAGTTTGCGACGCTTGCGGCGTGA
- the uvrA gene encoding excinuclease ABC subunit UvrA codes for MADSLRQRRISIRGARTHNLKNIDLDLPRDQLVVITGLSGSGKSSLAFDTLYAEGQRRYVESLSTYARQFLGRLDKPDVDLIEGLSPAISIEQKATSHNPRSTVGTVTEIYDYLRLLYARAGTPYCPDHGLPLSSQTVSQMVDAVLALPEDTRIMLLAPVARQKKGEFNELFAQMQALGYVRFRVDGSVYEFENLPALKKTEKHDIDVVIDRLRVRPDAQQRLAESIEAVLRVGGTEGNGRVLALEMDTDREHMFSSKFACPVCSYSLAELEPRLFSFNSPTGACPACDGIGQQEVFDAERVVAFPSLSLASGAIKGWDRRNGYYFAMIESLGRHYGFSVETPFEELPGPVRHAILHGSGTEEIAFTYLLDSGPQKGKAIERLHPFEGILPNMSRRYRETESSVVREDLARYRSTQPCTECHGARLRREARFVKVGEGEEPLAIYEISHRTLSDALAWFENLRLSGAKAEIADKVVREIASRLTFLNDVGLNYLSLDRSAETLSGGEAQRIRLASQIGSGLTGVMYVLDEPSIGLHQRDNDRLIGTLQHLRDIGNSVIVVEHDEDMIRAADHCVDMGPGAGVHGGRVMAQGTYDELCAEPGSLTGQYLSGKLRIPVPQRRTPWKPVLESEQPAAPEKAGKSRFPETPASRRKAERMEVHRATQGRLQALRVIGAGGHSLQNVTAEFPVGLFTCVTGVSGSGKSTLVNDTLYAAVARQLYRAHEEPAPHEAIEGIDYFDKCINVDQSPIGRTPRSNPATYTGLFTPIRELMAETNTARERGYGPGRFSFNVAGGRCEACQGDGVVKVEMHFLPDVYVPCDVCHGERYNRETLEVLWKGKNIAQILDLTVEDAHAFFKDVPTIARKLQTLLDVGLSYIRLGQSATTLSGGEAQRVKLAQELSKRDTGRTLYILDEPTTGLHFADIDLLLKVLLQLRDAGNTIVVIEHNLDVIKTADWIIDMGPEGGAGGGTVVAVGTPEDVAGNPGSHTGRYLKPYLA; via the coding sequence ATGGCGGATTCGCTGCGCCAGCGCCGCATCAGCATCCGCGGAGCGCGCACGCACAACCTCAAGAACATCGATCTCGACCTGCCGCGCGACCAGCTGGTGGTGATCACAGGGCTGTCGGGCTCGGGCAAGTCGAGCCTGGCCTTCGACACGCTGTACGCCGAAGGCCAGCGGCGCTACGTGGAAAGCCTGTCGACCTATGCGCGCCAGTTCCTGGGCCGGCTGGACAAGCCCGATGTCGACCTGATCGAGGGCCTGTCGCCCGCCATCAGCATCGAGCAGAAGGCGACCAGCCACAACCCGCGCTCCACCGTCGGCACGGTCACCGAGATTTACGACTACCTGCGCCTGCTCTATGCCCGCGCCGGTACGCCGTACTGTCCCGACCATGGCCTGCCACTGTCGTCGCAGACCGTGAGCCAGATGGTGGATGCCGTGCTCGCGCTGCCCGAGGACACGCGCATCATGCTGCTTGCGCCCGTGGCGCGGCAGAAGAAGGGCGAATTCAACGAGCTGTTCGCGCAGATGCAGGCACTGGGCTACGTGCGCTTTCGCGTGGACGGCAGCGTGTACGAATTCGAGAACCTGCCGGCGCTCAAGAAGACCGAGAAGCACGACATCGACGTGGTGATCGACCGCCTGCGGGTGCGCCCGGATGCGCAGCAGCGCCTGGCCGAAAGCATCGAGGCCGTGCTGCGCGTGGGCGGCACGGAGGGCAACGGCCGCGTGCTCGCGCTGGAGATGGACACCGACAGGGAGCACATGTTTTCCAGCAAGTTTGCCTGCCCCGTCTGCAGCTACTCGCTGGCGGAGCTGGAGCCGCGCCTGTTCTCGTTCAATTCGCCGACGGGGGCATGCCCCGCATGCGACGGCATCGGGCAGCAGGAAGTGTTCGATGCGGAGCGCGTGGTGGCGTTTCCCTCGCTGAGCCTGGCCAGCGGCGCGATCAAGGGGTGGGACCGCCGCAATGGCTACTACTTCGCGATGATCGAGAGCCTGGGAAGGCACTACGGCTTCAGCGTGGAGACCCCGTTCGAGGAGTTGCCGGGGCCTGTGCGCCACGCGATCCTCCACGGCTCCGGCACCGAGGAGATCGCGTTCACCTACCTGCTCGACAGCGGCCCGCAGAAGGGCAAGGCGATCGAGCGCCTGCATCCGTTCGAGGGCATTCTTCCCAACATGTCGCGCCGCTACCGCGAGACGGAGTCCTCCGTCGTGCGGGAAGACCTCGCGCGCTACCGCAGCACGCAGCCCTGCACCGAATGCCACGGCGCGCGGTTGCGCCGCGAGGCGCGTTTCGTGAAGGTGGGAGAGGGCGAGGAGCCGCTCGCGATCTACGAGATCAGCCACCGAACGCTGTCGGACGCGCTCGCGTGGTTCGAGAACCTGCGGCTTTCGGGGGCCAAGGCGGAAATCGCCGACAAGGTGGTGCGCGAGATCGCATCGCGCCTGACCTTTCTGAACGACGTGGGCTTGAACTACCTGAGCCTGGACCGCAGCGCCGAGACGCTCTCGGGCGGCGAGGCGCAGCGCATCCGCCTCGCGAGCCAGATCGGCTCGGGACTCACGGGCGTGATGTACGTGCTCGACGAACCCAGCATCGGCCTGCACCAGCGCGACAACGACCGATTGATCGGCACGCTGCAGCACCTGCGCGACATCGGCAACAGCGTGATCGTCGTCGAACATGATGAGGACATGATCCGCGCCGCCGACCACTGCGTGGACATGGGCCCGGGTGCAGGCGTGCATGGCGGCCGCGTGATGGCCCAGGGCACGTACGACGAGCTGTGCGCCGAGCCCGGGTCGCTCACCGGCCAGTATCTCTCGGGCAAGCTGCGCATTCCGGTGCCGCAGCGGCGCACGCCGTGGAAGCCCGTGCTTGAGTCCGAGCAGCCCGCAGCGCCGGAGAAAGCCGGCAAATCACGCTTTCCCGAGACCCCTGCCAGCCGCCGCAAGGCCGAGCGCATGGAAGTGCACCGCGCCACGCAGGGCAGGCTCCAGGCATTGCGCGTGATCGGCGCCGGCGGACACAGCCTGCAGAACGTGACGGCGGAGTTCCCCGTGGGGCTGTTCACCTGCGTGACGGGCGTGTCGGGCTCGGGCAAGAGCACGCTGGTCAACGACACGCTGTATGCCGCGGTGGCGCGCCAGCTCTACCGCGCACACGAGGAGCCCGCGCCGCACGAGGCGATCGAGGGCATCGACTATTTCGACAAGTGCATCAACGTGGACCAGTCGCCCATCGGCCGCACGCCGCGCAGCAACCCGGCCACCTATACCGGCCTGTTCACGCCCATCCGCGAGCTCATGGCCGAAACCAACACCGCCCGGGAGCGCGGCTACGGGCCGGGCCGATTCAGCTTCAACGTCGCGGGCGGCCGCTGCGAGGCCTGCCAGGGCGACGGCGTGGTGAAGGTGGAAATGCACTTCCTGCCCGATGTCTACGTGCCCTGCGATGTGTGCCACGGCGAGCGCTACAACCGCGAGACGCTCGAGGTGCTGTGGAAGGGCAAAAACATTGCGCAGATTCTCGACCTGACGGTGGAGGATGCGCATGCGTTCTTCAAGGACGTTCCCACCATTGCGCGCAAGCTGCAGACGCTGCTGGACGTGGGTCTGTCCTATATCCGCCTGGGCCAGAGCGCCACCACGCTGTCCGGCGGCGAGGCGCAGCGCGTGAAGCTGGCGCAGGAGCTCTCCAAGCGCGATACGGGGCGCACGCTGTATATCCTCGACGAGCCCACGACAGGCCTGCATTTCGCGGATATCGACCTGCTGCTCAAGGTACTGCTGCAACTGCGTGACGCGGGCAACACCATCGTCGTCATCGAGCACAACCTCGATGTCATCAAGACGGCCGACTGGATCATCGACATGGGGCCGGAGGGCGGTGCGGGCGGGGGAACCGTGGTGGCGGTGGGGACGCCGGAGGATGTGGCGGGGAATCCGGGCAGCCATACGGGGAGGTATCTCAAGCCTTATCTGGCTTAG
- a CDS encoding MarR family winged helix-turn-helix transcriptional regulator: MSLDSRLERILAGKPRKVLDAVAASRLMLHTAALLEQRVNEALAPFALHMQEYLALNLLADAVHEPLRPSSLGVSLNATRTQVTRLLDGMERRGLLVRSADAQDRRSLQLQLTSQGAELLLKTMPVVQAVYLQIWSSIGDTATHEMQQQLRRVHERLQTMDVTAASRA; the protein is encoded by the coding sequence ATGAGCCTTGACTCCCGCCTCGAACGCATTCTTGCCGGCAAACCCCGAAAAGTGCTGGATGCCGTGGCCGCATCGCGCCTCATGCTGCACACCGCCGCCCTGCTGGAGCAGCGCGTGAACGAGGCCTTGGCGCCGTTTGCGCTGCACATGCAGGAATACCTGGCGCTCAACCTGCTTGCGGATGCCGTGCACGAGCCGCTGCGGCCCTCCTCGCTGGGCGTGTCGCTGAACGCCACGCGCACCCAGGTCACGCGCCTGCTTGACGGCATGGAGCGGCGCGGACTGCTGGTGCGCTCGGCCGACGCGCAGGACCGGCGCAGCCTGCAGTTGCAGCTCACGTCCCAGGGCGCGGAGCTGCTGCTCAAGACCATGCCTGTCGTGCAGGCGGTCTATCTGCAGATCTGGTCGTCCATCGGCGATACGGCAACACACGAGATGCAGCAGCAGTTGCGGCGCGTGCACGAACGGCTGCAGACCATGGACGTGACGGCGGCCTCCCGGGCCTGA